From the genome of Brienomyrus brachyistius isolate T26 chromosome 8, BBRACH_0.4, whole genome shotgun sequence, one region includes:
- the znf831 gene encoding zinc finger protein 831 isoform X2, giving the protein METSKQGFVEATAPYSVVSAQREDTMHGVQTTLPTVYFHTLGGLPLYAQPKPSGAQDPLAFPLSVSQPSPKQALSLLTLHVAGGVHLQQSGQKPGVTALAVRPKSAGKHMCSYCGRDCLKPSVLEKHLRCHTGERPYPCTTCGVAFKTQSNLYKHKRTQAHARLSSDSSERDSLTSQESVQGSRDVCWSMSSLEGQCEGSSSLEKDVSVPVTNSSSTTSMVQVSPGQTGHDTGWGLQNAAAVGLILVPANGNQEPHNSAVQSTAHCVPHATQQKHEQGEHPAPPVPARHLSLQRQEATFFSKQWDSRMSGGKSQNHDSTDSGFSESSEQHWSPSPSGTLHDHSMESLAEFGTEEQDELRAPQSNTNSGATTGKGAKNRVSLLEKRKLEERICKLISENDALVDNNNKHLENVRPRKTMPSKQGSIDLPMPYTYKDSFHFEMKSSRHSIPNTDWQNSEKQLKQALYSSVPTQRSLSLEHAPLVRSSSLPFNVGSSGFERASTHGSYQAESTQQSGRNRMGQVYPGDLLMRSMDQPTPHHRSLVRQKAVDGLPAADFPNLPSSEEHFSSGFGGEGNSVEPTGEASGGKFRRKKLPKFSYNKWYMYGDGTFRKLCNMEKGSDRNAFRAKKSGNSMEQDKGQEIHSKNTGSFRETQNSGISTPDLKSDANNMDSACNPSQVPPHLPPSGCVTLDQAASNPDASNAFLQKRILRNPTVSTQQSVTKQSNIQTLSNKNDRGVKELDLEEENSEAPSSSSQGGSHLPSERKKQRTDENICMPVEKTDVVTTSLCAKSKEEETQNQWLPFISDHTTEKYTNIPEYTKSIPEYTNIPEQKNTVMSKDKIMDFKTSPFDHQLNHKNIQLQGYESSPSQENVRRLSALTKSSFLPKYQLKLPQSSDLMTSASCLTGMEQSLPSTQNQQVTEKPFSSNTPMTGEGQTFAPIIASLETHIDKPSGTAVNRQSPPTSASSTTSVIGNDHITAVTPISAHSKDSYLSPSSQIMQYKGKMTLLNSAKPNAAESKGHDREQAGDIHIFLEIFSGEQLSVTETQRESKQEAVYRKDILQDMNSPSTSAGIQMLCATQKPQERMAAEVQPPVSTAEKTTKEIVPSGEAPSMPLSCLSSDWGGVFRTKQHRYPDEPSQRSSVHSDLSVIPLRSCTNHFTQRDNAERLQNKEHSSSNLDETSTANQEASMQKHGRCVSCTDAQSLNPHICPFQEDVGQISSVSLETCAADKPSEGVIETAEAAEQLPVCRQDAPSLPTPVSVPGDRKVGPYSPRNHKSSSVKALRQAHVNAPQKLFTSDEATESSGGSSPGPASVQQQHRFREMASALQNTVRATIAPLQLIDAKKPSPSQCQEQKMFTCESQHPLSPPHASPSIILPLHQTTWSQSPDAALTSQEGLDLAKKRGTRDGQQTLKIPTDSSISSSDVKALVGVTPETYHCNAWSSQYEEKEIFLLGPNSAGSGVTKSGEKPQLFSPNEKLKVSQHDVAETGSSVLAPLSVSAAQRDEKDLDDQNAFSHCTLTGMFSQASSKTLPTFRQQVMDPGTSHVQQKHTPAANMHVSPPATTETVSRSLLVHVVAQNDILSEGLPFHVGNINSACENDGITLSRTQPEQHREASPVSLSLTCTDKHKLHRNSATCAGTTTGSSRADKPQPMAIVPVTSDVHCQTKPEPSDSQPTHSVGTSLCTKSMVMVTSSISQDRSASQGTDHNSLGGVREDAAAAEACYASNAFPTLENPPADTGVYRHVDVCITSHDPAAAGLLSGVDLRAKHAAQGNGEARGQQRQLEGGEERETKSGGRGLQDGGNLDASPTPGLKQGGPTEGLGVERDAGANETSWCGSLSLQPGVTARQTPTPDTAVLIGQLQPGVTAHQTPTPDTAVLIGQLQPGVTTRQTPTPDTAVLIGQLQPGVTARQTPTLDTAVLIGQLQPGVTARQTPTPDTAVLIGQLQPGVTAHQTPTPDTAVLIGQLQPGVTTRQTPTPDTAVLIGQLQPGVTAGQTPTPDTAVLIGQLQPGVTARQTPTPDTAVLIGQLQPGMQNKAMEVNTLQTPGKTEMCRLRKRQSGIALSHTSQTCPPTNFPVPAKGETGSQLTPRCRPGLFLTPVKNGTTQSADQAEAHNYKKLNKPVKLKRVLQTPPDPPAEVFRPSSCSSMGNLHPVSAAQLLGEKESQADSIGHRTSTSHSLNKRSLQSPEEGLQPEELRTSAQDKPGDLNRRCLQGTGRTPTQAKLTGSAPSQPGTSRSPLIRSHTSPAFCLTPPCSRAKGLGRTEELPGKAALGAREEGPDSSSSDDEGKLVIELE; this is encoded by the exons atggagacGAGCAAGCAAGGCTTTGTTGAAGCTACAGCTCCCTACAGCGTAGTGTCAGCACAGAGGGAGGACACAATGCACGGCGTTCAGACCACCCTCCCGACGGTGTATTTCCACACGCTGGGGGGGCTACCGCTGTATGCACAGCCGAAGCCCTCCGGTGCTCAGGACCCGCTGGCATTTCCTCTGTCAGTTTCCCAGCCGAGCCCCAAACAAGCCCTCTCCCTTCTGACGCTCCACGTTGCTGGCGGGGTGCACCTCCAACAGTCTGGTCAGAAGCCAGGGGTCACAGCTCTAGCAGTCAGGCCCAAGTCggcagggaagcacatgtgttCCTACTGTGGGCGCGACTGCCTGAAACCCAGCGTCCTGGAGAAGCACTTGCGCTGCCACACCGGAGAGCGGCCGTACCCCTGCACTACCTGCGGCGTGGCCTTCAAGACACAGAGCAACCTCTACAAGCACAAGCGCACCCAGGCGCATGCTCGACTCTCCTCCGACTCCTCAGAGAGGGACAGCCTCACCAGCCAAGAGAGCGTGCAGGGCTCCAGAGATGTCTGCTGGAGCATGTCCTCGCTCGAAGGGCAGTGTGAGGGCTCCAGTAGCCTGGAGAAGGACGTCAGTGTCCCTGTGACTAACTCCAGCTCCACAACCAGCATGGTCCAGGTCTCTCCTGGGCAGACTGGACATGACACTGGATGGGGTCTCCAGAACGCTGCTGCTGTGGGGCTCATTCTCGTCCCTGCGAATGGAAACCAGGAGCCACATAATTCCGCGGTCCAAAGTACCGCGCACTGTGTACCTCATGCGAcacagcaaaaacatgaacaagGCGAACACCCGGCGCCTCCTGTACCAGCCCGTCATCTTTCGCTTCAAAGACAGGAGGCTACGTTTTTCTCCAAGCAGTGGGACTCTCGTATGTCTGGAGGAAAGTCTCAAAACCACGACAGCACTGACTCCGGCTTCTCTGAGAGCAGTGAGCAGCACTGGAGCCCCAGCCCCAGCGGTACTCTGCACGACCACAGCATGGAGTCCTTAGCTGAATTCGGCACTGAAGAGCAAGACGAACTCAGAGCTCCACAGAGCAACACCAACTCTGGGGCCACCACCGGCAAGGGCGCCAAGAACAGGGTTTCCCTGCTGGAGAAAAGGAAACTAGAGGAACGTATCTGCAAACTTATATCAGAAAATGATGCGCTtgtagataataataataagcactTAGAGAATGTAAGGCCTCGGAAGACAATGCCATCGAAACAAGGCAGCATTGACCTTCCCATGCCATACACATACAAAGACTCATTCCATTTTGAAATGAAGAGCAGTAGACACAGTATCCCAAACACAGACTGGCAGAACTCAGAGAAGCAATTGAAGCAGGCTTTGTACAGCTCAGTCCCTACCCAACGATCCCTGAGCTTGGAGCATGCACCTTTGGTGAGGAGCAGCTCTCTTCCCTTTAACGTAGGTAGCTCAGGCTTTGAGAGAGCCAGTACACATGGTTCTTACCAAGCAGAGAGTACTCAGCAGAGTGGACGAAACAGGATGGGGCAGGTGTATCCAGGGGACTTGCTTATGAGGTCCATGGACCAGCCAACCCCACACCACAGATCTTTGGTAAGGCAGAAGGCTGTTGACGGGTTACCTGCAGCTGATTTCCCTAATTTGCCATCTTCTGAGGAGCACTTTTCCAGTGGCTTTGGTGGAGAAGGGAATTCTGTAGAGCCAACAGGTGAggcaagtggtggaaaattcCGGCGAAAAAAGCTGCCGAAGTTTTCCTACAACAAATGGTACATGTATGGAGATGGTACCTTCAGGAAGCTTTGCAATATGGAAAAAGGCTCAGATAGAAATGCCTTTAGAGCAAAGAAGTCTGGGAATAGCATGGAACAGGATAAGGGACAGGAGATCCACAGTAAGAACACAGGCTCTTTTAGAGAAACTCAAAACTCAGGGATATCTACCCCAGATCTCAAATCGGATGCCAACAACATGGATTCTGCATGCAACCCAtctcaagttcctccacatctTCCCCCTAGTGGCTGTGTTACCTTAGACCAAGCAGCTAGCAATCCTGATGCATCAAATGCATTTCTCCAAAAGCGAATTCTGAGGAATCCCACAGTCTCAACACAGCAGAGTGTAACCAAGCAGAGCAATATCCAGACCTTAAGCAACAAAAATGACAGGGGGGTGAAAGAGCTTGATTTGGAAGAAGAGAATTCAGAAGCTCCCTCTTCATCCTCCCAAGGAGGAAGTCATCTTCCCTCAGAAAGGAAGAAACAGAGGACAGATGAGAACATATGTATGCCGGTTGAGAAGACGGATGTAGTTACCACCTCACTCTGTGCCAAAAGTAAAGAGGAAGAAACTCAAAATCAGTGGCTCCCATTTATTAGTGACCACACTACTGAGAAGTATACCAACATCCCAGAGTATACCAAGAGTATACCAGAGTATACCAACATCCCAGAACAGAAAAATACTGTGatgtcaaaggataaaattatgGATTTCAAAACCTCCCCTTTTGACCACCAGCTGAATCACAAAAATATTCAGCTCCAAGGATATGAGTCTTCACCATCCCAAGAGAATGTTCGTAGATTATCTGCCCTGACAAAATCCAGTTTCCTACCAAAATACCAGCTAAAACTGCCACAGTCAAGTGACTTAATGACATCAGCCTCTTGTCTCACAGGTATGGAGCAAAGTTTACCTTCGACACAGAACCAACAGGTAACAGAGAAACCTTTTTCCTCAAACACCCCAATGACAGGAGAGGGACAAACGTTTGCACCAATTATAGCTTCATTAGAGACACATATAGACAAGCCATCAGGCACTGCTGTAAACAGGCAGTCACCTCCCACTTCAGCAAGTTCAACAACCTCAGTTATAGGAAATGACCATATTACTGCAGTCACTCCTATCTCTGCTCATTCCAAAGATAGCTACTTAAGTCCCTCCTCTCAGATCATGCAATATAAGGGAAAAATGACTTTATTAAATAGTGCGAAACCTAATGCTGCTGAAAGCAAAGGTCATGACAGAGAACAGGCTGGGGACATACATATATTTCTTGAAATTTTTTCTGGAGAACAACTGTCAGTCACAGAAACTCAACGAGAGTCTAAACAGGAAGCTGTGTATAGAAAGGATATTTTGCAAGATATGAACTCTCCTAGTACATCTGCAGGCATTCAAATGCTTTGTGCAACACAAAAGCCACAGGAAAGAATGGCTGCTGAAGTGCAACCTCCTGTCTCTACTGCAGAGAAAACTACTAAAGAAATAGTACCAAGTGGTGAGGCGCCCAGTATGCCATTGAGCTGCCTCTCTTCTGACTGGGGGGGCGTGTTTCGTACAAAGCAACACAGATACCCTGATGAGCCTTCACAGAGAAGctcagtgcattcagacctcaGTGTCATACCTCTACGGTCTTGCACAAATCACTTCACTCAAAGAGACAATGCTGAGAGATTGCAAAACAAAGAACATTCCAGTTCAAACCTGGACGAAACCAGCACTGCAAACCAAGAGGCCTCGATGCAGAAACATGGAAGGTGCGTCAGCTGCACAGATGCTCAGTCATTGAATCCTCACATTTGTCCATTTCAAGAAGATGTAGGGCAGATATCCAGTGTTTCCTTGGAGACATGTGCTGCAGACAAGCCGTCAGAGGGTGTGATTGAAACCGCAGAAGCAGCTGAACAACTGCCTGTCTGTCGGCAGGATGCTCCATCTCTACCAACTCCAGTATCTGTTCCAGGAGACAGGAAGGTCGGACCGTATTCGCCCCGCAATCACAAATCATCCAGTGTGAAAGCTCTGCGGCAGGCACACGTAAATGCCCCACAAAAGCTTTTTACAAGCGATGAAGCTACTGAATCATCTGGAGGATCCAGTCCTGGTCCAGCTTCAGTACAGCAGCAGCACCGGTTCAGAGAAATGGCTTCAGCGCTGCAGAACACAGTACGTGCTACCATCGCACCTTTACAGTTGATCGACGCCAAAAAACCGTCTCCCTCCCAGTGCCAGGAGCAGAAAATGTTTACCTGTGAATCCCAACATCCACTTTCACCACCGCACGCCTCTCCTAGTATAATTCTTCCATTACACCAAACAACATGGAGCCAGTCTCCTGATGCAGCGCTAACAAGCCAAGAAGGTCTCGATTTGGCCAAGAAAAGAGGTACTAGAGATGGACAGCAAACTCTGAAGATCCccacagactcatccatcagcagCTCTGATGTTAAAGCTCTGGTTGGAGTTACGCCTGAGACTTATCATTGCAATGCCTGGTCCTCACAATATGAGGAGAAAGAAATATTTTTGTTAGGTCCTAATTCTGCTGGCTCGGGTGTAACAAAATCTGGAGAAAAGCCCCAGCTTTTCAGTCCAAATGAGAAGCTAAAggtgtcacagcatgatgttgCAGAAACAGGGTCATCAGTCCTTGCTCCTCTAAGTGTTTCAGCAGCACAGAGGGATGAAAAAGACCTAGACGaccaaaatgctttttcacattGTACTTTGACTGGGATGTTTTCTCAGGCTTCTTCCAAAACCCTGCCAACATTCCGCCAACAAGTGATGGACCCAGGAACATCCCACGTCCAACAGAAACATACCCCAGCAGCTAACATGCATGTGTCTCCCCCTGCGACAACAGAGACTGTCTCAAGGAGTCTGTTAGTCCACGTCGTCGCCCAGAACGATATACTCAGTGAAGGACTGCCATTTCATGTCGGAAATATAAATAGTGCATGTGAAAATGATGGAATTACTCTCAGTCGAACGCAACCAGAACAGCACAGAGAAGCTTCACCGGTTTCTCTCTCACTTACCTGCACAGATAAACACAAACTCCATCGTAATTCAGCAACCTGTGCTGGCACCACTACTGGGTCATCGCGGGCAGACAAGCCCCAGCCAATGGCAATTGTTCCCGTGACTTCAGACGTACACTGTCAGACAAAACCTGAGCCTTCAGACTCACAGCCAACCCATTCTGTAGGTACTAGTCTTTGCACAAAAAGCATGGTGATGGTCACCAGCAGTATCTCTCAGGATCGCTCTGCATCGCAAGGCACGGACCACAACAGCCTGGGGGGCGTCCGGGAagatgcagcagcagcagaggcCTGCTACGCCTCCAACGCTTTCCCTACACTAGAAAACCCGCCTGCCGATACAGGTGTCTACAGACATGTGGACGTGTGCATCACCAGCCATGATCCAGCTGCAGCAG GACTCCTCAGTGGCGTGGACCTGCGGGCGAAGCACGCAGCCCAGGGTAACGGAGAGgcgagggggcagcagaggcagctggagggaggagaggagagggagaCGAAAAGCGGAGGGAGGGGACTGCAAGATGGGGGCAACCTTGACGCCTCGCCCACACCAGGGCTGAAGCAAGGAGGCCCCACA GAAGGGCTGGGTGTTGAGAGAGACGCAGGTGCTAATGAAACCAGCTGGTGCGGAAGCCTCTCCCTTCAGCCAGGGGTCACCGCCCGTCAGACACCCACCCCGGATACGGCAGTCCTGATAGGCCAGCTTCAGCCAGGGGTCACCGCCCATCAGACACCCACCCCGGATACGGCAGTCCTGATAGGCCAGCTTCAGCCAGGGGTCACCACCCGTCAGACACCCACCCCGGATACGGCAGTCCTGATAGGCCAGCTTCAGCCAGGGGTCACCGCCCGTCAGACACCCACCCTGGATACGGCAGTCCTGATAGGCCAGCTTCAGCCAGGGGTCACCGCCCGTCAGACACCCACCCCGGATACGGCAGTCCTGATAGGCCAGCTTCAGCCAGGGGTCACCGCCCATCAGACACCCACCCCGGATACGGCAGTCCTGATAGGCCAGCTTCAGCCAGGGGTCACCACCCGTCAGACACCCACCCCGGATACGGCAGTCCTGATAGGCCAGCTTCAGCCTGGGGTCACCGCCGGTCAGACACCCACCCCGGATACGGCAGTCCTGATAGGCCAGCTTCAGCCAGGGGTCACCGCCCGTCAGACACCCACCCCGGATACGGCAGTCCTGATAG GCCAGCTTCAGCCTGGCATGCAGAATAAGGCCATGGAGGTGAACACCCTTCAAACTCCAGGCAAGACGGAGATGTGCAGGTTACGTAAGCGCCAGAGTGGGATTGCGCTGTCACACACTTCTCAGACCTGCCCTCCAACAAACTTTCCGGTTCCAGCGAAGGGTGAGACTGGATCACAGTTAACTCCCAGATGCAGACCCGGTTTATTTTTGACCCCCGTAAAAAATGGGACGACCCAGTCCGCTGACCAAGCAGAGGCTCACAATTACAAGAAACTGAACAAGCCAGTGAAACTGAAGCGGGTCCTGCAGACCCCCCCCGATCCTCCAGCCGAAGTTTTTCGTCCCTCTTCCTGCAGCTCGATGGGGAACCTCCATCCAGTGAGTGCTGCTCAGCTGCTGGGTGAGAAGGAAAGCCAAGCGGACAGCATTGGGCACAGAACCAGCACCTCACACTCGCTTAACAAGAGGAGCCTCCAATCTCCAGAAGAGGGGCTTCAACCAGAGGAGCTGAGAACATCAGCACAAGACAagcctggggatttgaaccggagATGCCTGCAGGGTACAGGTCGGACCCCTACGCAAGCCAAGCTCACCGGCTCAGCACCCAGCCAGCCAGGCACAAGTCGGTCCCCGCTGATCCGCTCACACACCAGCCCAGCATTCTGCCTCACGCCTCCATGCAGCAGAGCGAAAGGTCTGGGCAGGACGGAGGAGCTTCCTGGCAAGGCGGCACTGGGTGCCCGCGAGGAGGGGCCCGACTCCAGCAGCAGTGACGATGAAGGCAAGCTGGTCATTGAGCTGGAGTAA